The following proteins come from a genomic window of Nocardioides albertanoniae:
- a CDS encoding helix-turn-helix domain-containing protein — MAPQGDISTVVAHPVRLRILHAVGSRDQTTAELQTLLPDVPQATLYRHISVLVKAEVLAVASERRVRGAVERTYTLGERMAHVDQAELSTLSDEQVRAAFLAFVGELLRTFEDSLGLGEVARSHLGFGSGPLYVDEDDLARIQEGFNALISPHLEQVDDKQRVMLSTVLLPTE; from the coding sequence ATGGCTCCGCAAGGCGATATCTCCACAGTCGTCGCGCATCCCGTGCGGCTGCGGATCCTGCACGCGGTGGGCAGCCGCGACCAGACGACGGCCGAGCTGCAGACGCTGCTCCCCGACGTCCCGCAGGCAACGCTGTATCGACACATCTCGGTGCTCGTGAAGGCGGAGGTGCTCGCCGTGGCATCGGAGCGGCGCGTACGAGGCGCCGTCGAGCGCACCTACACGCTGGGCGAGCGGATGGCCCACGTCGACCAGGCCGAGCTGTCGACGCTGTCGGACGAGCAGGTGCGGGCCGCCTTCCTCGCCTTCGTCGGCGAGCTCCTCCGCACCTTCGAGGACTCGCTCGGCCTGGGCGAGGTGGCCCGCAGCCACCTCGGGTTCGGCTCGGGCCCCCTCTACGTCGACGAGGACGACCTGGCGCGGATCCAGGAGGGTTTCAACGCCCTGATCTCTCCCCACCTCGAGCAGGTCGACGACAAGCAGCGCGTGATGCTCTCCACGGTGCTGCTGCCGACCGAGTGA
- a CDS encoding ABC transporter ATP-binding protein: MSASASATASDVERLQGPLLRAQGLVKGFGAVPALNRIDLEARPGRVTGFIGPNGAGKSTTLRILTGLIRADGGTATIDGMPYAALECPPRVLGVVGDLAGAHPGMTARGHLQTQAAMIRASDDRVEQVLDETGLRSAARRRVRGFSTGMRQRLALATALLGEPAGLILDEPTNGLDPSGTIWLRRRLRAFADAGGTVLVASHVLTDLQQMIDDVVIIEGGRSLWSGSLSDFTDNHASLEEAYLSMIEKEMA; the protein is encoded by the coding sequence ATGAGCGCCTCGGCGAGCGCGACGGCCTCGGACGTCGAACGGCTGCAGGGTCCGCTGCTGCGGGCCCAGGGCCTGGTCAAGGGCTTCGGCGCGGTGCCGGCGCTGAACCGGATCGACCTGGAGGCGCGTCCGGGGAGGGTGACCGGGTTCATCGGGCCCAACGGTGCGGGCAAGAGCACCACCCTGCGCATCCTCACCGGGCTGATCCGTGCCGACGGCGGCACCGCGACCATCGACGGGATGCCGTACGCCGCGCTGGAGTGCCCACCGCGGGTGCTGGGTGTCGTCGGTGACCTGGCCGGCGCCCATCCGGGGATGACGGCCAGGGGACACCTGCAGACGCAGGCGGCCATGATCCGCGCCTCGGACGACCGCGTCGAGCAGGTGCTCGACGAGACCGGCCTGCGCTCGGCGGCACGTCGCCGCGTACGCGGATTCTCGACCGGGATGCGGCAGCGGCTGGCGCTGGCCACGGCCCTGCTGGGCGAGCCCGCCGGGCTGATCCTCGACGAGCCGACCAACGGGCTCGACCCCTCCGGCACGATCTGGCTCCGCCGGAGGCTGCGCGCCTTCGCCGACGCCGGTGGCACGGTGCTGGTCGCCAGCCATGTGCTCACCGATCTGCAGCAGATGATCGATGACGTGGTGATCATCGAGGGCGGTCGTTCGCTGTGGTCGGGGTCGCTGAGCGACTTCACCGACAACCACGCCTCCCTGGAGGAGGCCTATCTGAGCATGATCGAGAAGGAGATGGCATGA
- a CDS encoding ABC transporter permease: protein MRQLTGAIRGELVRLTRTRLIWWTLIAAALCGGGLVGLVSLTGPENATPPMPGLDTVEGVSGVLSLLSVTLFVPALIGTAAISGEYRHRTVATTFLAIPRRGQVLIAKLVAYSALGLGYGLAFALTAVAGLYAGSALHGGGLGLGVADVVGTVSRYGAAAAIYMLLGVGIGAIARNQFLAIGLTLGYFYLVENLIMIVPGVNMAYPFLPGGAASALTGSTALLEMIAAETGQSGPAIQAPLIGALVLLGYALMSSALAAAVSLRRDVT, encoded by the coding sequence ATGAGGCAGCTCACTGGTGCGATCCGGGGCGAGCTCGTGCGCCTGACACGCACGCGACTGATCTGGTGGACGCTGATCGCGGCGGCGCTGTGCGGAGGCGGCCTCGTCGGGCTCGTCAGCCTGACCGGCCCCGAGAACGCCACCCCGCCGATGCCCGGTCTCGACACGGTCGAAGGTGTCTCGGGCGTGCTGAGCCTGCTCAGTGTCACCCTGTTCGTGCCGGCGCTGATCGGCACGGCCGCGATCAGCGGCGAGTATCGGCACCGCACCGTCGCGACCACCTTCCTTGCGATCCCGCGGCGCGGGCAGGTGCTGATCGCCAAGCTGGTCGCCTACAGCGCCCTCGGTCTGGGCTACGGCCTCGCCTTTGCCCTGACCGCGGTCGCCGGCCTCTACGCGGGCTCGGCGTTGCACGGAGGTGGCCTGGGGCTCGGCGTCGCCGACGTGGTGGGCACCGTGTCGCGATACGGGGCCGCTGCTGCCATCTACATGCTGCTGGGTGTCGGCATCGGCGCGATCGCGCGCAACCAGTTCCTCGCGATCGGCCTCACCCTGGGCTACTTCTATCTCGTGGAGAACCTGATCATGATCGTGCCGGGCGTGAACATGGCCTATCCCTTCCTGCCCGGCGGAGCCGCCTCCGCCCTCACCGGCTCCACCGCGTTGCTGGAGATGATCGCCGCCGAGACGGGGCAGAGCGGCCCCGCGATCCAGGCGCCGCTGATCGGAGCACTGGTTCTCCTCGGCTACGCGCTGATGTCCTCGGCCCTGGCCGCCGCCGTCTCCCTGCGCCGCGACGTCACCTGA
- a CDS encoding ArsR/SmtB family transcription factor, producing the protein MTTLPALPSAAVACCSPVTAGILDDNQAEALARMFKALGDPNRVKLLSIIAAGEDQEACICDLTEPIGLSQPTVSHHMKLLVEAGLVTREQRGRWAYFSIVPGMLDALADTLASRP; encoded by the coding sequence ATGACCACCCTTCCCGCGCTTCCGTCCGCCGCCGTCGCGTGCTGCTCACCCGTGACCGCGGGCATCCTCGATGACAACCAGGCCGAGGCACTGGCGCGGATGTTCAAGGCGCTCGGCGACCCGAACCGGGTCAAGCTGCTCTCGATCATCGCGGCCGGCGAGGACCAGGAGGCGTGCATCTGCGACCTCACCGAGCCGATCGGTCTGTCACAACCAACCGTGTCCCACCACATGAAGCTGCTGGTCGAGGCCGGACTGGTCACCCGCGAGCAGCGCGGCCGATGGGCGTACTTCTCCATCGTTCCCGGCATGCTCGACGCTCTCGCCGACACCTTGGCATCTCGCCCCTAG
- a CDS encoding FAD-dependent oxidoreductase: MTDLPVAVIGAGPQGLAAAAHLLERGLTPLVFEQGSEPAAAVAEWGHVRLFSAWPELVDKAAVRRLEPAGWSAPEKGYPTGAQWRERYLAPLADALVDHIHYGSVVTGVSRKGRDRLVDADRAEQPFVLHVTSADGAEERVQVRAVIDASGTWRRPNPAGADGLPALGERAAHAAGALGYAVPDRAHPEAYAARHTVVIGAGDSAFNAVNELTAIAKDHPGTRITWAIRRAVSTNTFGGGDADELPERGALGVRAKKAVQDGTVELVTGFRTERVDGASVISEDGRVVEADQVVVLTGYRPDLGFLSEMRLDLDPTLEAPRNIAVQIDPNLHSCGSVSATGAKDLAQPEPDLYLVGMKSYGRAPTFLAMTGYEQVRSVVAELAGDHDAAARVELELPDTGVCGGAGVFDDPDSAQGGGGCCGPSAPSGELFTISRAPITLS, translated from the coding sequence ATGACCGACCTTCCTGTTGCTGTCATCGGCGCTGGGCCCCAGGGGCTCGCGGCCGCGGCCCATCTCTTGGAGCGTGGGCTCACCCCGCTTGTGTTCGAGCAGGGGAGCGAGCCTGCTGCGGCGGTTGCCGAGTGGGGCCACGTGCGTCTCTTCTCGGCTTGGCCCGAGCTGGTCGACAAGGCAGCCGTCCGGCGTTTGGAGCCCGCCGGCTGGTCTGCGCCGGAGAAGGGCTATCCCACCGGCGCTCAGTGGCGCGAGCGCTACCTCGCCCCGCTGGCCGACGCTCTTGTCGACCACATCCACTACGGCTCTGTGGTTACCGGCGTCTCGCGCAAGGGCCGTGACCGGCTGGTCGACGCGGACCGCGCCGAGCAGCCGTTCGTCCTCCATGTGACCAGCGCCGATGGTGCCGAGGAACGCGTCCAGGTGCGCGCCGTCATCGACGCGTCCGGCACCTGGCGCCGGCCCAACCCTGCCGGGGCCGATGGCCTCCCCGCTCTCGGCGAGCGCGCCGCCCATGCCGCGGGCGCGCTCGGCTATGCCGTCCCGGACCGTGCCCACCCCGAGGCGTACGCCGCCCGGCACACGGTCGTGATCGGAGCCGGTGACTCGGCCTTCAACGCCGTCAACGAGCTCACCGCGATTGCCAAGGACCACCCGGGAACCAGGATCACCTGGGCGATCCGCCGGGCGGTCTCGACCAACACCTTCGGTGGTGGTGACGCCGACGAGCTCCCGGAGCGGGGCGCTCTCGGCGTACGCGCGAAGAAGGCCGTCCAGGACGGCACGGTCGAGCTGGTGACCGGGTTCCGCACGGAGCGGGTCGACGGCGCGAGCGTGATCTCCGAGGACGGCCGCGTCGTCGAGGCCGACCAGGTCGTTGTCCTGACCGGCTACCGCCCGGATCTCGGCTTCCTGAGCGAGATGCGGCTCGACCTGGACCCGACGCTCGAGGCGCCGCGCAACATCGCGGTCCAGATCGACCCCAACCTCCACTCCTGCGGCTCGGTCAGCGCGACCGGCGCCAAGGACCTCGCCCAGCCCGAGCCCGACCTCTACCTGGTCGGGATGAAGTCCTACGGACGGGCGCCGACGTTCCTGGCGATGACCGGCTACGAGCAGGTACGCAGCGTGGTTGCCGAGCTCGCCGGTGACCACGACGCCGCCGCCCGGGTCGAGCTAGAGCTCCCCGACACCGGAGTGTGTGGCGGCGCCGGAGTGTTCGACGACCCGGACAGTGCACAGGGTGGCGGTGGCTGCTGCGGCCCGTCGGCCCCGAGCGGGGAACTGTTCACGATCAGCCGGGCGCCGATCACTCTCTCGTGA
- a CDS encoding arsenate reductase ArsC, which produces MDDSLTPDQKLALESATAHLAEDGKPGVLFLCVENAGRSQMALGFFQHYAGGQAIGWSGGSAPAAGINPVAVEAMAELGIDISGEFPKPWTDEVVRSADAVITMGCGDACPFYPGKRYEDWKVTDPKGGGIEHVRGIRDEIEQRVLALLLDLGVTPDRSVTRE; this is translated from the coding sequence ATGGACGACAGCCTCACCCCCGACCAGAAGCTGGCCCTGGAGAGCGCCACCGCGCACCTCGCCGAGGACGGCAAGCCGGGCGTGCTGTTCCTGTGCGTCGAGAACGCCGGCCGCTCCCAGATGGCGCTCGGCTTCTTCCAGCACTACGCCGGCGGCCAGGCGATCGGCTGGTCCGGTGGTTCAGCACCAGCCGCAGGGATCAACCCGGTTGCGGTCGAGGCCATGGCCGAGCTCGGGATCGATATCTCTGGAGAGTTCCCCAAGCCGTGGACCGATGAGGTCGTTCGCAGCGCCGATGCCGTCATCACGATGGGGTGCGGTGACGCCTGCCCGTTCTACCCCGGCAAGCGCTACGAGGACTGGAAGGTCACGGACCCGAAGGGCGGCGGCATCGAGCACGTGCGCGGCATCCGCGACGAGATCGAGCAGCGGGTGCTCGCCCTGCTGCTCGATCTCGGCGTTACACCGGATCGCTCGGTCACGAGAGAGTGA
- a CDS encoding ArsR family transcriptional regulator, protein MDAEIKSELQRRANVHASLGDPVRLRIVDSLQITDASPTELGAMLNVPSNLFAHHVQALVNAGVVSRHHSEGDGRRTYLHLEQDTLESLGTASPMVVPRRVLFVCTGNSARSHLAAALWRQVSSVPAASAGTHPAAQINPGTLDAAARHDLDVPIVEPRHVDDVLDPEDLVVTVCDRAHETPKGPGELHWSIPDPVTKGPEAFDAVYVELEHRVKTLASRFS, encoded by the coding sequence ATGGATGCTGAGATAAAGTCAGAGTTGCAGCGACGAGCCAACGTGCATGCGTCGCTCGGCGATCCGGTGCGGCTCCGCATCGTTGACAGCCTCCAGATAACTGATGCCTCCCCCACAGAGCTCGGCGCGATGCTGAATGTCCCGTCGAACTTGTTTGCTCACCACGTCCAGGCGCTGGTGAACGCAGGCGTCGTGTCCCGTCACCATTCCGAGGGCGACGGGAGACGCACGTACCTGCACCTCGAGCAGGACACGCTCGAGAGCCTGGGCACCGCCTCCCCCATGGTGGTGCCCAGGCGTGTCCTGTTCGTGTGCACGGGCAACTCGGCACGTTCTCATCTGGCTGCGGCACTGTGGCGTCAGGTCAGCTCGGTCCCGGCCGCGTCCGCCGGCACTCATCCTGCTGCGCAGATCAACCCTGGAACGCTCGATGCCGCCGCTCGTCACGATCTGGACGTCCCCATCGTCGAGCCCCGCCATGTCGATGACGTGCTGGATCCCGAGGATCTGGTCGTCACGGTGTGTGACCGTGCTCACGAAACGCCGAAGGGGCCTGGTGAGCTGCACTGGTCGATCCCGGACCCGGTGACCAAGGGGCCTGAGGCTTTTGACGCTGTGTACGTCGAGCTCGAGCACCGCGTCAAGACGCTTGCTTCCCGCTTCTCCTGA
- a CDS encoding aquaporin, whose protein sequence is MRPVNLSLPRRLLAELLGTALLVTVVVGSGIAAQQLSPADTGLQLLENSLATVFGLAALILMLGPVSGAHFNPVVSLADWFLGRRAGKGLSLPEVGAYSIAQILGAIGGAALANVMFEVEQAISTKDRATGGHFVAEIVATAGLVALIFALVRSDRGALAAPAVGGYIGAAYWFTSSTSFANPAVTIGRVFSDTFAGIAPGSVAPFVLAQVVGLVVGVLLILALYPDAGDRADDVVIPHS, encoded by the coding sequence ATGCGACCCGTGAACTTGTCCCTCCCGCGCCGCCTGCTCGCCGAGCTCCTCGGCACGGCCCTCCTTGTCACCGTGGTCGTCGGATCCGGCATCGCCGCACAACAGCTCTCGCCCGCCGACACCGGCCTGCAGCTCCTGGAGAACTCGCTGGCGACCGTCTTCGGGTTGGCCGCTCTGATCCTGATGCTCGGCCCGGTCTCAGGCGCGCACTTCAACCCGGTGGTCTCGCTCGCCGATTGGTTCCTCGGCCGCCGCGCGGGCAAAGGGCTCTCGTTACCCGAGGTCGGCGCCTACTCGATCGCGCAGATTCTTGGAGCGATCGGCGGTGCGGCGCTGGCCAACGTGATGTTCGAGGTCGAGCAGGCGATCTCGACCAAGGACCGCGCCACCGGCGGTCACTTCGTGGCCGAGATCGTGGCCACGGCCGGCCTGGTCGCTCTGATCTTCGCGCTCGTACGCAGCGACCGCGGCGCGCTGGCCGCCCCTGCCGTGGGCGGCTACATCGGTGCTGCCTACTGGTTCACCAGCTCCACCTCGTTCGCCAATCCGGCGGTCACGATCGGCCGAGTCTTCTCTGACACCTTCGCTGGCATCGCGCCCGGTTCAGTGGCGCCGTTCGTCCTTGCTCAGGTCGTGGGACTCGTCGTCGGTGTACTGCTGATCCTGGCTCTCTACCCCGACGCCGGCGACCGTGCTGATGACGTCGTGATCCCGCACTCGTAG
- a CDS encoding adenylyltransferase/cytidyltransferase family protein, translating into MGPIIGYVPGVFDLFHVGHLNMLRQARERCDTLIAGVVSDEVCEASKGIIPTVPLVERLEIVEAIGIVDAVYAERTTDKVDSWREVGFTHLFKGDDWKGTEKGDALEKKMASVGVELIYFPYTLQTSSTALRKAISREGAQVS; encoded by the coding sequence ATGGGACCGATCATCGGTTACGTACCTGGCGTGTTCGATCTCTTCCACGTCGGCCACCTCAACATGCTTCGCCAGGCGCGGGAGCGCTGCGACACGTTGATCGCGGGCGTGGTCTCCGACGAGGTCTGCGAGGCGTCCAAGGGGATCATTCCGACGGTGCCCCTCGTCGAGAGGCTGGAGATCGTGGAGGCGATCGGGATCGTGGACGCGGTCTATGCCGAGCGCACCACCGACAAGGTCGACTCCTGGCGCGAGGTCGGGTTCACCCACCTCTTCAAGGGCGATGACTGGAAGGGCACCGAGAAGGGCGACGCGCTCGAGAAGAAGATGGCGTCGGTCGGTGTCGAGCTCATCTACTTCCCCTACACCCTCCAGACCAGCAGCACCGCTCTGCGGAAGGCCATCTCGCGAGAGGGTGCCCAGGTCTCGTGA
- a CDS encoding class I SAM-dependent methyltransferase, which translates to MTSSSPAPGGQFEVSDDGVLVRDSSTPVLVLSVDGQYVWSLTPERDGEAVGDGTLVRWPGVLTRFLDGSATVTIADYEGEALFEEKVTLGTGEGAISIVDKEGHPLSVDKVGHLTRSFEATDESIRAEILEGTQRVLADLRDVVGVEAYLNYGALLGAIREGRMLGHDSDTDVCYLSKHTVPADIITESYAIERTMRGRGWSLLRMSGGDIKVLLEVSDGRKVHIDIFVAFYVPDADGEPVFYQLGNRSGRLRREAIVPVSTINLHGYDFPAPAEPEEMLAFIYGPQWRTPDPSFKYADPPAGVRRLDGWLRGFRTDMGFWTEFHNTHAGEIEGKESPFGTWVLEQLPDDAKVVDIGAGANSRDARYFARNGHQVHAVDFSRAAVAAIRRRANRSKLSLTVDQLILGELRSTLALGARLARDPHHLFARDLIGCLDGAARSQLWTLSKMALRPGGGKLYLEFAATGDDESLPTPEPEGLVRRVDPDLVRAEIEAAGGVIEHLEIVDGADMLGTPMPRVARLRASWPAPQDSAQPAAEGN; encoded by the coding sequence GTGACGTCCAGCTCCCCCGCACCGGGCGGACAGTTCGAGGTCTCCGACGACGGGGTTCTCGTGCGCGACTCCTCGACGCCGGTGCTGGTCCTCTCCGTCGACGGGCAGTACGTCTGGTCCCTGACCCCCGAGCGCGACGGCGAGGCGGTCGGCGACGGCACCCTGGTGCGGTGGCCCGGGGTGCTCACCCGGTTCCTCGACGGCTCCGCCACCGTGACGATCGCCGACTACGAGGGCGAGGCGCTCTTCGAGGAGAAGGTCACGCTCGGCACCGGTGAGGGCGCGATCTCCATCGTCGACAAGGAGGGCCACCCGCTCAGCGTCGACAAGGTCGGCCACCTGACCCGCTCGTTCGAGGCCACCGACGAAAGCATCCGCGCGGAGATCCTCGAGGGCACCCAGCGTGTGCTCGCCGACCTGCGCGACGTGGTCGGCGTCGAGGCCTACCTCAACTACGGCGCGCTCCTCGGCGCGATCCGCGAGGGTCGGATGCTCGGCCACGACTCCGACACCGACGTCTGCTACCTCTCCAAGCACACCGTGCCGGCCGATATCATCACCGAGTCGTACGCCATCGAGCGCACCATGCGCGGACGCGGCTGGAGCCTGCTGCGGATGTCCGGCGGCGACATCAAGGTGCTCCTCGAGGTCTCCGACGGCCGCAAGGTGCACATCGACATCTTCGTCGCGTTCTACGTGCCCGACGCCGACGGCGAGCCGGTCTTCTACCAGCTCGGCAACCGCTCCGGCCGGCTGCGCCGCGAGGCGATCGTGCCGGTCTCGACGATCAACCTGCACGGCTACGACTTCCCGGCTCCCGCCGAGCCCGAAGAGATGCTGGCCTTCATCTACGGGCCGCAGTGGCGCACCCCCGACCCGTCGTTCAAGTACGCGGATCCGCCGGCCGGCGTACGCCGTCTGGACGGGTGGCTGCGTGGCTTCCGCACCGACATGGGCTTCTGGACCGAGTTCCACAACACCCACGCGGGCGAGATCGAGGGCAAGGAGTCGCCCTTCGGCACGTGGGTGCTCGAGCAGCTGCCCGACGACGCCAAGGTCGTCGACATCGGTGCCGGCGCGAACAGTCGCGACGCGCGCTACTTCGCACGTAACGGGCACCAGGTGCACGCCGTCGACTTCTCCCGCGCGGCCGTGGCGGCCATCCGTCGCCGGGCCAACCGCAGCAAGCTCTCGCTCACCGTCGACCAGCTGATCCTCGGCGAGCTGCGCTCGACGCTCGCGCTCGGCGCGCGGCTGGCCCGCGACCCGCACCACCTCTTCGCCCGCGACCTGATCGGCTGTCTCGACGGCGCCGCGCGCAGCCAGCTGTGGACCTTGTCGAAGATGGCGCTGCGGCCCGGCGGCGGCAAGCTCTACCTCGAGTTCGCAGCTACCGGCGACGACGAGTCCCTGCCGACTCCCGAGCCCGAAGGCCTCGTACGCCGCGTCGACCCCGACCTGGTCCGAGCCGAGATCGAGGCGGCCGGCGGTGTGATCGAGCATCTCGAGATCGTCGACGGCGCCGACATGCTCGGCACGCCGATGCCTCGCGTCGCCCGTCTGCGTGCCTCCTGGCCCGCACCCCAAGACTCAGCGCAGCCTGCTGCGGAAGGAAACTGA
- a CDS encoding DUF6752 domain-containing protein, whose product MSDDSGIKNIARGARDAARTRASLVRRIEALEAEVQEQRQLNRRVAELTDVVAELLIPLQDADKEKAEKVLAEYRDRI is encoded by the coding sequence ATGTCCGACGATTCCGGCATCAAGAACATCGCCCGCGGCGCCCGTGACGCGGCCCGTACGCGCGCCTCGCTGGTGCGCCGCATCGAGGCGCTCGAGGCCGAGGTGCAGGAGCAGCGCCAGCTCAACCGTCGTGTCGCCGAGCTGACTGACGTCGTCGCCGAGCTGCTGATCCCGCTGCAGGACGCCGACAAGGAGAAGGCGGAGAAGGTCCTGGCGGAGTACCGCGACCGGATCTGA
- a CDS encoding response regulator, giving the protein MSGRAKILLVDDRPANLVALEAILGSLDQTLVRAGSGEDALRALLHDDFALILLDAQMPGMDGFETATRIKARERTKNVPIIFLTANDFDTHLAYRGYTTGAADFLAKPFDPWLLRAKVQVFVDLWHASRKLSAQADLLRRSLDERRGALGRADVDVVTDLRARVASVEEAVADLDSGADMGPGGDARRRLGQRLDDLRRAVDALE; this is encoded by the coding sequence ATGAGTGGACGGGCGAAGATCCTGCTGGTCGATGATCGGCCGGCCAACCTCGTCGCGCTCGAGGCGATCCTCGGCTCGCTCGACCAGACCCTGGTCCGGGCCGGTTCCGGGGAGGACGCCTTGCGTGCGCTCCTCCATGACGACTTCGCGCTGATCCTGCTCGACGCGCAGATGCCGGGGATGGACGGCTTCGAGACGGCCACGCGGATCAAGGCGCGCGAGCGCACGAAGAACGTGCCGATCATCTTCTTGACCGCCAACGACTTCGACACCCACCTCGCGTACCGCGGCTACACGACCGGCGCGGCCGACTTCCTCGCCAAGCCGTTCGACCCCTGGCTCCTGCGTGCGAAGGTGCAGGTCTTCGTCGACCTGTGGCACGCCAGCCGCAAGCTGAGCGCCCAGGCCGACCTGCTGCGCCGATCGCTGGACGAGCGTCGCGGTGCGCTCGGCCGGGCCGACGTCGACGTCGTCACCGACCTCCGCGCCCGCGTCGCGAGTGTGGAGGAGGCCGTCGCCGACCTGGACTCCGGCGCCGACATGGGGCCCGGCGGTGACGCCCGTCGCCGGCTAGGTCAGCGGCTCGACGATCTCAGGCGGGCCGTCGACGCGCTGGAGTGA